The Cynocephalus volans isolate mCynVol1 chromosome 16, mCynVol1.pri, whole genome shotgun sequence DNA segment cactctttggattgccgtccttgttctgtgaaatttatgttaagggggttacaccagccggttttttcacaggttgccagtagggcaccccatgatcgctctgtgtccttccattttacagttatgaggtcccaggaggacgtaggttgccaataaacattccccgtggtttcacaaccccattctttacaatacagggattctagccctccacaccttctagcttctgaaagggaccggccatcccggggacacacgtagaaggtggaactagccattctggtcctagccttagggtagctgcatcctatggctccccaggtgatctgtttATAAGCAttctcatagtttgagtcagggggtctgactctcttagaggttgatacatcggtttctgggatatcccaggtctcaagaccggccgccagggcacatacatcaggtgtaagaacgggccaccaagtccaagggggctggactttctctgtcttccagacaacattcccagtttgggacagtacctgccaggtgagggtcacaggctggtgagggttttcactcgttctgccgccgccgaaaacgcagcttaagaggatgatcagtcttttccagctcccaagactcatctggtgccgagggtggtgcaggcttgaggtgagaagcatggacccaggcagcgataccgtcgacttttactgcggtcggggtggtcagcaacaccaggtacgggcctttccaccgaggctcaaggctgctgggtcggtggcgtctgacaagcactcggtctccggcctggaacgggtgggggattgtcacggtaccgggcttgtacacctccttgatctggtcccagatctgggtcctcacaacttctaaagcctttaaatgagtaaataagacagggagaaaattatcattgggacccaatgtccctccagactcgagtatggggggtggtcccccatagagaatttcataaggagttagaccaaactggccaggggtattcctggctctgagcagcgctaagggaaggagggccacccagtcttttccaccggtctctaaggctaatttggttaaggtctctttgattgtcctgttcattctttctacctgacctgagctctggggtctatacgcacagtgtaatttccaatttatccccagttgagtggccagtccctgacttatctgagcaacaaaggctgggccattgtctgacccgagtaccttagggatcccgaagcggggtagaatttcctctaatatctttttgcagacggtcaaggccgtttcagttttggtaggaaaagcttctacccatccggaaaaagtgtctatgaataccagcagatacctgtttccataccggccaggctttacctctgtgaagtctacctcccagtacacgccgggtcgatctcctcgttgtctctttccgatctctcggtaggttgggaccgcattagtcatgacacaagcctgacaccgactggtgacctcgcgaactacagactggaggttcgggatgaggaggctggtgcggtttactaattggagaagcttttctggtcctaagtgtgtcaactgatgcaaccgctgaataaattctttcccccggtcaggggtgagctctcttggctcggccttaacctgggcgggttcgattagctcttgaggttttgtagtttccgccagcactctggtcgacagggcggcttgttttgcagcctcgtcggccctccggttcccggtggccacagggtcatttcccctctggtgaccggggcagtggataatggcgacccgcttagggaggtgaatggcctctagcagggccagaatttcttccttgtttttaatgtctttccccgcagaagtgagcaaccccctctgtttatatattgccccatgaatgtgagcagtggcaaaagcatacctgctgtcggtgtagatgttgatgttttttccttcggccaggcgtaatgcctgcgtcaaagccactagttcggccttctgggctgacgtaccttctggcaggctgcttgtccacaccgtccgcttgccatctacgatggcggcccctgctctctgcttaccctccgcgatgaaactgctaccgtccgtataccaggctggcaccccgggcaatggctggtctttcaggtctcgtcgagttccagtttcttcggcgaggatctctgagcacctgtgtactggggtAGCTTCCGATtcgactggtaggagggtagctgggttcaggatggcagggggtgcaaacgatatcctttcatttagcagcaggctctggtaatgagtcatcctggcattggtcatccaccggtcggggggctgccgcacaatgctttcgaggctatggggagcaatcacagtcacattctgtcccaaggttaacttatcagcgtccttgagaaggagtgccacggctgcaaccgctttcaggcaggttggccacccgctagccaccggatccaatttttttgataggtaagctactggccgccgccagggtcctaaagtctgagtaagcactccccgggccacaccggctctctcatctacgtatagagtaaatggtttggtgaggtctgggagggccaaagcgggggctgacagcaaggctttttttatgcggtcaaaagctttttgatgttcctcagtccaggtaaaagggatgctttcctttgttaagggatacaggggtgcagctagggaagcaaacccagggatccagagcctgcagaatcctgcagtgcccagaaattcacggacctgtctgggggtcgtgggagcggggattttcataacagtagcctttcgggccggggtcagccatctttttccccccttgagtaggtaccccagataggtgacctctctttggcagagctgggcctttttagccgatacccggtaccctaatttactcaattcctgtaggagcttttgtgtcccttctttgcagtctctatatgtgggggctgccaccaagaggtcgtctacatattggagtagcactacctgagggttgagggccctaaagggggccaaatctcggtggagggcctcgtcgaagagagtgggagagttcttgaacccttggggcagccgtgtccaggtcaactgacctgcgttacctttttctgggtctttccactcgaacgcgaatagcggctggctgctggggtgtagcctgaggcagaaaaaggcatccttgagatctaagactgaataccaagtgtggcagggcggaagggaactcagaaggctgtaagggtttgggacggtgggatgaatatcctgtacccttttattaatttctctcaggtcttggactggccgatagtcattggtccctggcttttttacaggtagtagaggggtattccagggcgattgacagggcaccaggacccctaggtctaagaacctctggatgtggggtctgataccttcccgggcttccttgctcattggatattgtcgaacagccaccggtgaggcacctgatcttagttccactaccactggtgggacttgattggccagtcccatgcctgccctctctgcccatacagtgggaaaaagttggagccaggatgggtcgatagaggagggacctggcttttcatgtagccggtattcttcttctaggttcagggtcaggcacagtgtagggcggtcttcccatgttacttgtgggccctcagcagaaaactggatctgggcctttagtttggttaagaggtccctacccaacaaaggggaggggcactcgggtatgaccagaaaggagtgggtcacctgtttatgtccagcctttaaaagtctctttgtggtccaggggtagactttgctccctgttgctccttgtacgactgtccgtctggaccctacccttcccaggggttgggtcaaaactgaatgttcagccccggtatcgaccaggaactcaatgggagtcccctccacagtcagcgttatcctaggttcggggagggggtccgaaccttgactcccctagtcatctagggacagaactctggcttctctgacgtttttctttcggggacattctcttgcccagtgacccttttctttacagtatgcgcactggtctttgtccagaggagatcttttatccctaggtgtctttcttgcccggttgctcagattccctgtctgcctatccctaaaacctttttcacttactactgcggccaaaatcctagtcaagtttttctcttggcgcttatcgcgccgcctttctctctcttctgcctccttttttttctctttcctctctttcttcttctgtctcccttttgtggtacaccttttctgcctccctcactaaatcttgcaaggaataatcttggagcccctctagcctctgtaacttttttctaatatctggggctgactgtccgatgaaggccatggtaactgcagcctgctgcccctcagaagagggctcaaacggagtgtatctcctataggcctccattaggcgttctaagaaaaccgaagggggttctgccggtccttgtaagacctctcttaccttagccaaattggtggggcgccgagctgcccctttgagacctgccactagagtccggcggtagaccaggagacgctccctacctgcggctgtgttgtagtcccactgaggtcgattgagggggaaggcctcattaatgaggttgtcgagttgagtaggggccccgttgtcccccaggacattcttgcgggcctcaaggagaatcctttctcgttcctccgtggtgaagagaatctgtaggagctgttggcaatcgtcccaggtgggctgatgagaaaacataagagactcaaggagccccgtgagtcctgctggattttcagagaaagaaggatgattagatttccaattataaagatctgctgaagagaaaggccaatattgcagagggactaggccgttgggttcggctgggggtcctatggctcggaggggtaaaatcacagtggaatcaggacccgagtcgtctgccggactgcgggcacggcgactcctggtccctgcggctggtccctcaggatcggaaatatcAGGCGCCTggaccggcgccggtccgaccgcctgaggggccagaggaggtggcggggctgccggatagggcgggggctcagagagaaggagcaagtcgtctgttgccgggtagatggggggtcggggaggagcggatggcccctctggactggagacgacagcgaccttgacagagggcggcatccatggtgggggactctgggcgaggtcttgccacaccacgatatatggaacttggtccgggtgtcccccgatttcctgaaagacaatccttttaactgcggaaatgacagagacattaaaagttccttccggcggccacccgacaccgaacgtgggccactcggaggaacaaaaggtccgccattttccctttctgatttccacggacagattgtgagcccttgctctcacgtccctccagtgatctagagtgagggagagaggggtagagttattttgtcccatttcgaagagagggaccacgacacagaggcctatcaggaacaaaacaaaaagaaaccagaaacggcggcgagatcgagtagcgtagagacaaaagaaggagtcagatggcagagcgcgcctctctagacgcggcagtgggatcagaacgcaatgatcctctcctgaggggtccaccaggcgtccctggtcctcccctgatcctgggacgtctcccaggattaccggacggtgagcccccgaacacgtctgttcgctactcacacgtcgctcccagagcgatcagcccggaacaaactgaaaccaaaatgcgcgcactcagagggacagtcagagttacggagtcagacacagaaacgagacaaggagcgatcgctggccagcttacctcccgttggtgggtcggtggtccttgggtgggggtctaatcccggacgagcccccaaatgagagacgcctgatttgggcaatcaatcagtcaggagagaccctcccaaggaacaacgagaccacggctccggatgcaattagcaagaggttttattgaacatacgggtacccgggcggctcagtctctcggtagactggcgcgccgagtagagtttttgagcttgttttatagcaaaaagcgcgggtacagaagcgagaagcaaggttattggtcggtttaaacaaggccagggaaaaagcgcgggtacagaagcgagaagcaaggtaattggttggTTTAAACtaggccagggaaaaagcgcgggtcaaaaaagcgcgggtcatgtgggagttcttgaaacagctgaatgGGCgctcttgaaacagctgaagggcgccctggaaactgctgataatttttttcttttctagggtATTTATCTGTGCCTTGcagaatggcgttactgcggctagcttggaaaacacttctttcagtaCTCATTGACCCAAGGATTGGAGAGAGACTATCTTCCATATGCTTCCTTTACTTATGTTTTACGGCATGAAATAGGActtaattattccattttattcccaAAGATAAAGCCCTATATAAATTGGAAAAcgtatttattctttaaatgctGATATGAAGACAGAATTTTAACATCCTTCCAAGCTGTCTTGATTAAAGATATTATGAAAAAacaggccaacaaaaaggaaagaagttagtTCCTGCCATTTCCAGAGGAAATCTTATCCAATTCATggaactcattttttaaatgacataaattATCATACTGTTTGCTCACAAGGAATTTtcatgtgttatttcatttaatcctaaaaGGATTACATATTCCAAATTCTTAGATCTATTTTCAATGAGATCTATCCGTTATTATAGAATTAATATCATGAGTCCATGTGTTGAGTGTTTTattctcattcttattttttatatattttgatacaaTACATAAATAATGAATTGTGCCAATATAGAAATAGTTTATAATAGCATTactacactttaaatgggtatgtcagtatttcttcatatttaatgtattttctgtCTTGACAACTATAAGTTTATATAAATAAGCTTAATGCcacaggtaaaaaaaaatgcagtaatatgtttaatgttttaattagGAAATTTTATAGTAATAGAATctctataaaatgtaatataaagacTTATTTATAACATATGGCCTATCACATACAACTGAAGACCCCTCCACAATGCATaaaatataactattaaaaaaatgagatgtttaccaataaaaacataaaacagttGACAGCTTGgaccaattattttcttttattttatatcttcctCCAGCAAGTCAAACTGAAGTTCCATTTATTGGCATAATTATTTGACATAAATGTTGTGTtaagttttttttcctaataggTTCCAGCCCTATTTATAAACATACAAATTGAGAAATTAATGCACATAACTggttatttcttaaaatgaaaactaaagttttacaACATAGCCTTTTGTAATTCCTTCTTATCttgaaagattaataaaaatgcTTCTAATATAATAAATTTGACCAAAATCTACTTGCAGTTATAATGacaaattttacttaataaacaCAGCTGCTTTGTACTAAGAATAGCCTCCTCCTGCCAATCCTTGGTAATTCTGCATCAGCTCATACTGTATTATAAAACAGCATGAATTTTTTATTAGTTCACTGAAAGGATTTGAAATATGGTTTTCTACTTACTATCTAGTCACTGCTAGGCTTTAATTGCTATGTAaggatttaaagaaaagtaaacaacataaatctaaaatattttagttaaaatcAGGTACTCTGTATTAAAACTTAGTCATTTTCAACTAAGACCTCTAATAGTTTATATTAGAGGTTATAAAcacattttgattaatttttgaaaaatgctcaTATCTAATAATTTTACTACTTAAATATCTGGAAAGTTTGCCTTATTATGAGTACTAATTAAGTGAGATTATTTAATTGGTTAagcattccttatttttttctcagagttAAATAGTTACTACTCACTTCCTTTATACTGGTAACACATATTTTCGTAGTGAAATATTTCAACTGATGAACATTTActatagattttcatttttaaccaaCATAATAAAGGGAAAGCATAAAGCTAAAAGACAGTTTGACTAACTTTACATTTAGCCAAGGTGGCTAAAGTAATTTAATGCaatattaatgtaatttatttatagaATTGGATTTGGAAGACATCCTCATGACAGTCTAATCAAACTACCAAATTCTGGTTGATAAGAGTACTTTCCAGAGTTGAAAAATTTGGTCAGAGAATTTATGTGTGAGAAAAGGTGAGAATCCTGGTTTCCTTAACTCTAGCAATTtgagaagttaatatttctatGAACACAGATAATCCTCAATCCTCACCTAATAGCATTATTGGAAAATAGATTCAGACATTATGTTGTCTTAAGGAATTAGTGTTAAGCACAAGATGGGCTCATTCCTCAGTAGATAGATATTAGAACAATGGTGAACTCCAAACTTATGTTTTAGCAAAATTACATGACAGGGGATAGGAAAAGCTGGCTCGGGGGCACAGAGCCATTGCTGCCAACAACCTTAATTGATGGTTGTATACAACCACAATGTAATCTCAAATGAAACATACAATACAGTGTTTGAGCCATAGCTCAAAGGTATATCTAGGCTTTAtcatgggggggtgggggaatcaGCTTGTGGTAGGAGAGAGCCAAAGTGGGGTCTCATTGAAGGTGGAGAAGGGtgctaataataaagaaaaatcccCTCCTATGAATTCATGTCTCAAGATCTGACTACTATGTCACATTTTTCAAACTGTTTCCTCTAAGAATGCTGCTTCATCACAGtcttaataactttttaaaataaacaaataaaactattgTTTATAAGGAATCATAATTATGCTCCCTACTTTATAATTATGCTCTTTCCACATATTTTTagatactatatatatatgtgtatgtttatatatatatacacacagtaaCTGAGATAAACATGTATTTATAgtatcataaatatatttttaaaattatctatatttgtccctaaaaataaaatgctaaagaaaaaattgtaacagGGACAGTGTTTACTTCTAGACGAGGTTTATATAAAGGAGAAGACAAAAAATGTACCATCTTAACAGAAGCAAAATGATAAAAGAGCTCATTAGTACACTACTATGATAGAATGCTTTTCcctgtttgctttttttccttcaatagtGTACTTAAAAACCCATGTTAAGTGATCATGTAACTTAAATGTATCCCAATAATAGGTAAAGCAATTTTTCTTTAGTGATTTGTACTATATctatagaaaaaagaattatcacTCATCATTTGCTAAACAGTAACCAGTAGTCTCGAGGACTACAACATTCACAACTTTTGAATGATTATCAGGCCAGACaatcattttaaaagattcatCAGTACCAGATGTGTAATCTGAAAACATCCTCTTTTTGAAAAGCATGTTTCCTTCCTACTAACCATGTAGTCTGAAAATAGGAACAAATAGCCAAAGTCATGTGTATATTTCACTTTACAGCTTATAAGCAAAATGGCTAACCTTCCTACCTTTCAACAAGATAAATTGTTTGTACATTACTTTATATAATTAGGAAAATGTGTAATCATATTTAAGAACTCAAATTCTGTCTTGTATCTACCTgggaaaataaacatataaataatcaaaacaataaatatttttttctggttcagGAAATGGCTGCATCtcttttttcattacttttcaTAAAGTTTATGTTTTGGACAAGTAAAAGGGAGAAATGCCAAGAAACTGAACTGCAGGAGAGGCATATTTTATCATCTCACTTTAAATTGGACAGAATTGTAGGATAAT contains these protein-coding regions:
- the LOC134365194 gene encoding LOW QUALITY PROTEIN: uncharacterized protein LOC134365194 (The sequence of the model RefSeq protein was modified relative to this genomic sequence to represent the inferred CDS: deleted 1 base in 1 codon; substituted 1 base at 1 genomic stop codon), with amino-acid sequence MGQNNSTPLSLTLDHWRDVRARAHNLSVEIRKGKWRTFCSSEWPTFGVGWPPEGTFNVSVISAVKRIVFQEIGGHPDQVPYIVVWQDLAQSPPPWMPPSVKVAVVSSPEGPSAPPRPPIYPATDDLLLLSEPPPYPAAPPPPLAPQAVGPAPVQAPDISDPEGPAAGTRSRRARSPADDSGPDSTVILPLRAIGPPAEPNGLVPLQYWPFSSADLYNWKSNHPSFSENPAGLTGLLESLMFSHQPTWDDCQQLLQILFTTEERERILLEARKNVLGDNGAPTQLDNLINEAFPLNRPQWDYNTAAGRERLLVYRRTLVAGLKGAARRPTNLAKVREVLQGPAEPPSVFLERLMEAYRRYTPFEPSSEGQQAAVTMAFIGQSAPDIRKKLQRLEGLQDYSLQDLVREAEKVYHKRETEEEREERKKKEAEERERRRDKRQEKNLTRILAAVVSEKGFRDRQTGNLSNRARKTPRDKRSPLDKDQCAYCKEKGHWARECPRKKNVREARVLSLDDXGSQGSDPLPEPRITLTVEGTPIEFLVDTGAEHSVLTQPLGRVGSRRTVVQGATGSKVYPWTTKRLLKAGHKQVTHSFLVIPECPSPLLGRDLLTKLKAQIQFSAEGPQVTWEDRPTLCLTLNLEEEYRLHEKPGPSSIDPSWLQLFPTVWAERAGMGLANQVPPVVVELRSGASPVAVRQYPMSKEAREGIRPHIQRFLDLGVLVPCQSPWNTPLLPVKKPGTNDYRPVQDLREINKRVQDIHPTVPNPYSLLSSLPPCHTWYSVLDLKDAFFCLRLHPSSQPLFAFEWKDPEKGNAGQLTWTRLPQGFKNSPTLFDEALHRDLAPFRALNPQVVLLQYVDDLLVAAPTYRDCKEGTQKLLQELSKLGYRVSAKKAQLCQREVTYLGYLLKGGKRWLTPARKATVMKIPAPTTPRQVREFLGTAGFCRLWIPGFASLAAPLYPLTKESIPFTWTEEHQKAFDRIKKALLSAPALALPDLTKPFTLYVDERAGVARGVLTQTLGPWRRPVAYLSKKLDPVASGWPTCLKAVAAVALLLKDADKLTLGQNVTVIAPHSLESIVRQPPDRWMTNARMTHYQSLLLNERISFAPPAILNPATLLPVESEATPVHRCSEILAEETGTRRDLKDQPLPGVPAWYTDGSSFIAEGKQRAGAAIVDGKRTVWTSSLPEGTSAQKAELVALTQALRLAEGKNINIYTDSRYAFATAHIHGAIYKQRGLLTSAGKDIKNKEEILALLEAIHLPKRVAIIHCPGHQRGNDPVATGNRRADEAAKQAALSTRVLAETTKPQELIEPAQVKAEPRELTPDRGKEFIQRLHQLTHLGPEKLLQLVNRTSLLIPNLQSVVREVTSRCQACVMTNAVPTYREIGKRQRGDRPGVYWEVDFTEVKPGRYGNRYLLVFIDTFSGWVEAFPTKTETALTVCKKILEEILPRFGIPKVLGSDNGPAFVAQISQGLATQLGINWKLHCAYRPQSSGQVERMNRTIKETLTKLALETGGKDWVALLPLALLRARNTPGQFGLTPYEILYGGPPPILESGGTLGPNDNFLPVLFTHLKALEVVRTQIWDQIKEVYKPGTVTIPHPFQAGDRVLVRRHRPSSLEPRWKGPYLVLLTTPTAVKVDGIAAWVHASHLKPAPPSAPDESWELEKTDHPLKLRFRRRQNE